Genomic DNA from Candidatus Parcubacteria bacterium:
TTTTCATTTGGTTTTTTCTCGTGATATTTAGCTAAACTTATTCTTTGTCCATAAGGAAATTTTGCTAATTCTTCAGCATCTTTTAGATAATTTAAATCTATCTGCAATTCATCTTTCATTACTATTAATTTCTCCCATAATATTTTAAGTTCTTCAACTATGATTCCAATTTCTTTTTTTATAGCAATTATTCTTGCTCTGTCTGGACAAGGATCTCCTTTACAATGACAGTTAGAGACGCAAACACAGCTTTCTTCGCCATCTTCATCCTCTGTCTTTGTGCAATTACAATCCCCTTTTTCACAATAAAAACAATTACACTTTTTATAAAGAAATAACAACTCTTCGGCTAAGTTTTTAAGTTTTTCACTTTTTGTCTTAATTGTTTCTACTAATATCTTTATACAATCTAATCGGTCATGATCTAATAATATTTCAGGAGGGTCTTTGCTATAATCATAGCAGTCAATATTTTTAGCCAGGATATTTTCAATTAAAAGTCCGATAGGAATTTCTTGATAATATGTTGTTTCTACTTCAGAAGGAGTATATTCTGGCGGTTCATCAGGTTCAAATTCTTCTAATTCTTCAAGTTTTAAAATGGCTAATTCCGGATTAATGGTGGTTAAAATTAAATAAGAAGAAAGTAAGAGAACCATTCCAATAATTCCAGCCAACATCCATGATTTCGCTTCACTTATTGCTGATGGAGAGCCAACAGAGAGAAACCAGCGGATTCCTCCGAACAGCAAAGCTGCAAAAGCTAAAATCGCTCCCAGTATTATGGCGAAATTAAAGATATATTTTATATATCCGGGCAGTTTTGTTTCTTCAGTCGGGGTTTCTGCTCCTGGTATTTCAGGATAGGTGAGTTCTTGGGCAGATACCGAGAGTGTCAATAAGACCAAAAAAACCGATAAAATCAATAAAGCCGATATTGTTTTTTTGTATTTTTTAATCATTTTTTAATTCCAAAAAAACAAAAATACTCCAAAAAGGAGCGGCTCCTAAAAATGGGATTATTTCGCCAAGAGTAGCCAAACCGAATCTAATCCCTGTCTTACCACCTTTTTTCATCATAAGTTTTTTTCCTTTCTTTGCCATCTCCCTCTTTTTCCTTAAGGCCTCTCTTCTTTTTCTTATAGCTTCTCTTCTTTTCTCTCCAGTTTCTCTTATATCAGCGATTTTTTCAGATGTTTCTTCTTTTGCTTCTTCCATTGTTTTTCCTTTTGTGAGAGAGCGCATAAACGTCCAAAAGCCGAAGAACAAGATGCCGATTCCATCAGGGATATAAGAAAGGATTTCACCAATTCCAAAAACCAGGTCTAAGATTAGACAGATTACTCCTATTAAATCCAATAATCCTGCCAAAAAGAGCATTAAGATTGCTTCTGGACTAAAAAGATCCATATTACTCGCTTAGTTTCTCTTTCGCTTTTTTAATTTTCATTATTTCTTCAGGAGAAGTGGTAATAATTTGTTCTTCAGCATAAGAAGCAACAGTTCTTATCGCTACATGTTTTTGGCCGGCAAAGAACAATCCCTCGCCTACTGCTGATTCTAAAAGCATAAATTTTTCTTCCTTTGTTAAATTAAATGTTTTCTGCACTATATCAATAGTAGCAGGGCTTTGCTTCATTAAAAGCTGTAGAGAAGAATTAGTAATAATTGGTTTGCCGTATTCAGATTTCATAAAATCAGCTACATCCTGGGTAATGGTAGTTACTCCTAACCAGTATTTTCTTGCCTTTTTACAGATTCCAAACAAAAATGAGGCGCCGTCTTCAGACTGCATAAGCCACCAGGCCTCGTCTACCACCAATATCCTTTTTTTCATTTCAGAGCGAACAGTATTCCAGATATGCCTTATAATAATATACATTGCCATTAGCTTGAGAGATTCTTCCATATCTCTAATCCCAAAAACAACAAGCTTATTATTCATTGAAATGTTTGACGGCTGGTTAAAAAACTCGGAAAAGGTTCCTTTGGTAAATTTTCTTAATCGTTTTACTAAAGATTCAGTTCCTTCCATTGTTTCTAAAACAGATTCCAAGTCTTCCATTAGAGGAGGATCTTCATTCCATGTGGAAGGATCTCTTTTAGTTGTAATATCTTTTGCCGCGTATGTTTCAGTCAAAGCCCGGTCAATAATAGCATCTTCTTCTGGAGTCAGTCCTCCAAGCATAATTCTTAATAATCCCACTAAGTTTATAATATTTGAACGGAGAACATCTTCTGGCCTTTCATCTTCCCTGGGTATAGGCAGTTCAAAAGGATTAATGTGATTTAGGGAAGACAATGAAACATCAATATAGGAACCGCCAACACTTTCAGAAAGCGCTTTATACTCATTTTCCGGGTCAATAATTATACATTCAATGTCAAGCATTAAAGACCGAAGAATTTCCAGCTTTACTGCGAACGATTTTCCAGAGCCGGATTTGCCGAAAATGACAGAATTAGCGTTTTCCAAACTGAAGCGGTCAAAAAGAATTAAAGAATTATTATGCTGGTTTATTCCATAAAGAATTCCTTCATTTGAAGACAGGTCAAAAGAAATAAAAGGGAAAATACTTGACAAAGGTCCAGTGTTCATTGAAGTATGAATGCCAAGCTGATCTAATTCGTAAGGAGAAGAAGAAATAAATCCTTGTTTTTGGCGGTATAGAGCTGGTTTAATATAAATAAGCCGGGATTCTAAAACAGAACGAAATTCGGTCTCAATGCTTCTCAATTCTTTTATATCTTCTCCATAAATAGTGATATAAAGCCCGAATTTAAACATTCTTTCCTGCGCTGTTTGAAGACGGTCTCTTAATGCTTCAATGTCTTGATAAGCGATTTCCAGGGCTGGATCGCGTATCAGTCCCTTTTCTTCTCTTTCCATAATTTCCGCCTGAATTTCAGTTACTTTTTTTCTTAGATTTTTTAAAACCATTCCTGTTGCAGTAGGATGAATAAAAAAAGAGATATCCATTGGCGTATCTAAATTAATAATCGGCGAGAACCAGCCCGTGCTTAAATATCTGGGATAAGAAAAAACAAAAAACGACTTGGCTAACTTTTCACCCAGTTTAAGATAATTAGAATTAATTTCAATAGATGAAGGAGAGATAATATCTCCTATTCTAAGAATTTCCGGCTTAGTAAATTCTTGAAATTCCTTTTTCTTTTTTTTGAAAAAATTTATTTTCATCTTATTTTTGCAGTTCCGGCGGTATTTCCGGATAATAACCGACCTCTGCCTGGTTTGGATGGTGCAGACCCCAAAAAAGCTCAATGATCTCAGGGGTTGTGAGAGGAATAGCTTTTAAACCGCATCTTCTTAAGCCAAGAATTATAAATTCCATTCTTTGCTGGAGCTGGATTTTAGACCTTTGAAATTCTTCCTCAGTTAGTTTAGGAATTTTCGGCGCTTTAAAAATTCCTTTCTTCTCATTTTGCTTTGTTTCCGACAAACTGAAAGGCACAATTATAAAAAAGTTTTTATTCATTATTGTTCCCGCTTTTACCAAGCTTTCTATAAATTCCCTGTACCCGGATGTTTGAATCTGGAGCAGTTCGTCTGTTTGCTCTTTTTCTAATTTCTTTAATTTATCAATATAGCCAGTGATATTAATGCGCCGTGATTGAACAAGAATTTGGCAGGAAAAATCCAGAGAATTCAAAAAGTTTTGGAATTGGTAGATAATAGCTGATTGTTCATCATCAGATTTTAAAGCAAAATTCAAAGAAGAAACCATAAGAACGCCTCTTAATAATTTGTTTTTCAATATAATAACTCCTTCCCTAATTTGCTCAATTTGCAGAAAATCCTGCGTAGATGACTTAGCCATAGTTTAAAAGCGTTGAATAATTGTTGTCATTCTGAGCCACAGGCGAAGAATCTCTTTATTCTACGAGACCCTTCGCTTTGCTCAGGGTGACATTGTTGAATTAATCAACAATGTCAGTTTTTATTTTGTTTTAGTTTCTAATTGGCTTGATAATTGTCCGAGCTTGCTGCTTGTGACAACCAAACCAGAAGCTTCTTTTTTTTTCTTGCCCGCCATAGCTTCAGCGGAGGCGGATTCTTTTTTTAAGAATTTAGGCAATAATCCTTTTTTCTTCCAAATATATAATTTGGGAGACGAGGAGAAAACAAAAAAATCTTTTATAATAGTAGGAAGAGATCGGCCTTCAATTTTTATAAAAGCTAAAGCCAAAGCGCTTCCTATAAGAATAGTAGCAGCAATTAGACATTGAGCAATAGGGATAGTAAAATAAAGAACAAAAGAAATGGCTCCGGCAATGCCGACGTAAATAAACTGCTTAAAAGTAAACGGCCCGACAATTTTCGCTTCACGCTCAATAAATTTTGGAACAGTAAACTGCATTTAATAAGTTAAAAGTTTAAAATGAAAAGTTAAAAGTCAAAGTTTTAAGTTAAAAGTTATTTTCTGTTTTTGAGAGATAGAATAGTTGAACCAAGAATTTTAGAAAGTTCTTGAACTTCTTTTAATAATTTATTTGCTTTATTTTTATCTACTTTATTACTGTCTCTTAGTAATCCAAGCCAATATCTGGTTTCATTAGCTGATTTCAAAGCATAAGACATAAAATTAGTAAAATCTTTTTTAGAAGAAGCAGCTTGTGCTTCAATAATATTAGCTCCTATGCTTGTAGCACTTCTAATAATCTGTTTAGACAAAATTTGAATAGAAAGATCTTTTTGTGAAAAAGTATCAATAAAATTCATCATTTCTAAAGAAAAGTTATAAGATTTATTGATAAGCATTATCTTGAATTCTTGATTCTCCATAACTTTTAATTTTCAACTTTAATTTTTCACTTTTAACTTCTAACTTTTCACTTACTCTATTCTATCACAAAAAAAGAAAGAAAACAAAAAATAAGGGTTTTATTATTACCCTCTATTTTTTTATTCCCGCAAACCTTGACAAATCCTAAAATAAGTGATATTATCAAAATAACATTAACAAAAGAATAGGAGAGTGAAAAGGAAAAAATGGGAGAAGAAAAAGAAAAGAAAAAGGAAGGAGAGAGGAAAGAACTAACTACAGAGGACATACAGAAATTAATGAATGCAGTAAAAAAAGGAGTGGCAGTTTTAGGGACAATTGGGATAGCATTATCTCTTATTGGGACTGGAATAAAGAATACCTCTTTGCAGTTAGGCGGAGTGGCTCTGTTGATAGTTGTGACAGTGTTTTTCTTGTTTGGAATCAGGGTTATTAAGAGACCAAAGATGTGGGTGATGCAAGTGCTTGGACAATTCTATGATACTTACTATGCAGGCATTCACTGGTTTTGTCCTTTTCTTACGAAAAGAGAAGCAGAGCTTACTGAAGCGATATTTGAGATAAAGTTATTCACAGAAAAGCCAACGATGAATTTTAAAGGCGGAGGATCAGCGGTCTTGATTGAACCCACTGGCTGGTTTAAAATCGAAAATCCAGAAGCAGCTGTTTATGATGTAGAGGACTATATTGGAGCTACAAAAGAGGCAGAAGAAGATACTATAAGGACAGTAATGTATAATACACGAGTAGAAGATATAGTAGGTTCCTTAGAAGAAAAAGACACAGAAACCACAAAAACTTTCGAAGAGTTTAAAGAAATTATAGGAGATAGCTTCAGTAATCGACTTAGGGACACAGTAAAGAGCACGTTGGCAAAAACATTCAGCGACTATGGACTAAAAATGGCTGGTAGAGAATTGACAATCACTGATTACGGCTGGAGTGAGGAAGTAGTGGATATTATGAAAACAATTTATAAGCAGAGACAGCAAAAAATCATAAGTCAGCATACAGCAGAAGCAAGAAGGATTGAAATCGGAGATGCAATTGGAGAAATAACAAAGACATTAGAAGAGAATTTCGGCTATCCGAAGGATGAAGCCCGAAAAGTAGCGCCAGAGATTTTTAAACACATAACAGCATCAGACAAAGGCCAGTTGAAATTGATTAAGTGGGAAAGCACAGGAGAAGGCATTTCTTTGCCGGAGATAATGGCTAAAGTAATGACAGCGATAGAGATGTTCGGAGGACCGAAGAAAGGAGAAGAAGAGGAGAAAAAAAAGCCTTCCGAAGAGGAGGACTGGGTTCATTAAATAAAAAAAGGGTTGTAAGTTTTCAACCCTAATTTTTTTTATTCAATTGATTCACGATAGACGTCTTTTTTCGAAGAAATTTGTGGTTTTTTTATGGAAATAGAATTTTTATCCAATGACGGTTCTTCTTTTATTTTTTCTTTTGGTTTAATTTGTTTTTTTGATAGTGTGAAAATTTCTTTTTTTAGATCTTCGGCTAAAGTTTTAGCTTTTTGTCCCGAAAGATTTAAATATTTTTTAATTATAGGTGTCAAATCTTTAAGTTCAGTTTTGCCTTGAGTAATTTCTTCAACAATATCAAATATTTTCTCAAAAGGTAAGTTTTTGATAATTTTTAATCTTTCTTCCGAAGTTTTAGCGTTTTTCAAGATTTTTTCCATTTCTGGATTATCTAAAATATCTACTGGACCTAATTGATGTTTTTTTATTAATTCAGCAATAATATCTCCAGTATTTACAGGTAGTTTTTGTTTTTTATTGAGATTGTTGTTTGGCATATTATTAAAACTTCCTTCTTTGAATAGCAATAGTTATTTCTTTTATTGCTTCGGATTTAATGGCGTCTTCAGGTTTTCCAGTATTTCGCAATATATCAATTTGTCTTTGAATATTCTTCGTATTCTTTCCTACTTCCTCTCGGAGTTCTTCTGTAGTGCCGTAGTGTATAGATTGACCAGTTAGTTTTTTCACTTCTTTGACATATGTATCATAAATCTCTTTTTTCTGTTCTCCACTGCCTCTTGTTGTAACTTCTTTTACTTGCGCTTCACTCATTGAGAAAACCACATCTTTTGACTTAAACGCTTCCGCTTGAGTATCTTGTCTAAGCTTCACGGGTTGCTTTCCTTGCACTTTTTCTGTAATAACCTGACTTTCTGCTTCTATTCTGCTAATTCCTTGTTTCTTTTTCATCATCTCATCAACTTTTTCAGGATTTAATTTAGCTGCAAGGTCAGGTCGTTTTTTTGCTGCATCAATTAGATCTTTTTGAGTCCCATATCTTTTAACAGTATTTATATTTTTTTCATCCCATTCGCCAAGATGGTCTTCTTTAATAGCTAATCTGAACGCAGCTAATTTTTCAGTAGGACTCTTAAATTCTTCCCTGTTTTTTACAGACATAGGTTCCATTAATTTTTGAGCTTCTTCAATTTTCTTTTCTCTCTCTATCTGATGTTTTGCTGCAGCTTCTGCTTTCATTCTTCCTGTTCCAACTTTTTCTGGTATTCTTTCTAATCTTCCTCGCCATTTTTCTGATTGCCCTTTTACAAAAGCAGTTTCTTTTACTTTCCTTTCTGCCCAAGCTCCTGCTCCGGCTGTGCCCTTTTTGACTGCGCCGCCAAACCCAGCTGTAATTTTATCCGCGCCCATTGCTCCGGTTTGGAGTGAGACAAAGAAGCCGATAATGAGGAAAAGGATAGGTATGGTATAGCTAATCATATTGACTTCCTCGGGAGAAATGCCCTTTCCAACTATGGTTGCTATTGTGATATTTGACAGGTAAATAAAGAAAGCAGCAGGTATTCCAATAATACACCATTGGAAAAATTGCTTCCACCACATTGACCATGCTCCTTTTGTTTCTGGTAGAATATAGCAGAAAAATGCCAGAGGCGATAAAATTATTAAAATCCAAAGAGCAACATACCTTACCGCAAACAAAAGAGCGAAAAGGAGAAAGATAATTCCTGCAATAATATTAAAACCCACAAAAAGTACGCCTTCTCCTAACTTTTGATAGGATGTAGTGTCTTCATCTACTAGGCTTTTGGTTTGATAATCAAGTGTCTCAATAAAACTTCTGTCTAATGTTCCGGCTGTTAAAAAGTGATTCATTGCTACATTGGAAATGTCAATAAAAAAACCGCAGATTACTGGAGTGAAATTAATTAAAAGAGCAATTCCGATTAAAAGAGGTAAAAGTTTTTGCGCCTGATATTCTTTGATCCGTAAGATAGTTGCCAAAGCGACAATCACAAATCCGAGAATAATAAACATATTAGTAAAATCTCGGACTATTCCCCAACCCTCCTGCACAATAAGATTATCTGGGCCCGTGAAAGAGATATCTATAAAGCCTGGACTTATTACCAATTCCAGAAGTGAATGAGCTATCCATAAAAAAGAAGAGGTGATAATAGTAAGGACTGAAAAGACACCTCCAATTAAGAGGTTAGTAGGACTCATGTCGGTGAGCTTATTTGTAGCCCAAGAAGCAATGTGAAGATACATGTCAGGCGTCATTCCTATTACAGCATAAGCATAATAAATCGGGGCAGCTATTCCTAAAATAACAGAGAACAAAATAATCCAACCCGTGGTTTTTTTGAGTTTGTGAAACATTAACCAATTATAACATAAAAATAAAGTATATGAATAGGGATAAGGTTGTGGATAAAAAAAATAGAGAGGTAAATCCTCTCCTTTTTTTTTATGCTTCTTTTTCTAATGCTTTTTTCATGTCTGACTGGCGTTTTAAAACCAAAAGCAGAAGAACGCCTATCACTATTCCAACTATAATAATCGTCGTTGTTGGTGTAGGTCCGTAATACATTCCCGCATTCCATTCCTCTATTGCGTCAACAACACTTCCTTTTTCAATTCCCGAATCCCATTTCTCTATTGCTTCAACAACACTTCCAGTTTCCATTTTTTATCACCTCCTATTTTTTTATTTCTTTCAAATTTACTTCCAGTCATTCATTATTTATTTTTAAATGACCATCACTAATGATATCTAATTTTAGAATAGCGGTTCCAAGAGGTCTTGTCAAGGGTTTTGGTTAAATTAAGCCAATCCTGGATAAATAGGGTTTCAGAGCGCTGGGAGGGTTTGATGTTGTTTTTGACAAGCCATTGTTTAACGCTTGCTTTGTTTAATTTTAATTCTTTTTCAAAATTATTCAAAATTTGTTTTCTGGGATGAGAGAAACCAGCCCTGACAATTTTGAAAAATTGGTCGCGGAATCTTAATGAAATGTACGCGGAACTATGCGGAATAATTTTTATTATGGCTGCGTCAACTTTTGGTTTGGGCCAAAATGAGCTTTTAGAGACATAGTCAATTGTTTTTACTTTGGCATAGAACTGAACAGAAACAGCTAAAATGCTCATTTTAGGCGGCTTAGCGCATATTCTCTGTCCTACTTCTTTTTGAACTACTAAAACCATTTGTTGAGGCTGTTGATGTTTGACATCAACAGCCTCAATGAATTTTCTAATTACTGGCGCTGTAAGATAAAACGGCAAATTAGCAATAATTTTATAGTTTTTTTGAATTTGTTTCGGATTTCGGATTTCGGATTTCGGATTTTTAATGTTGAATTTAATGATATCGCCTTTTATTATTTTTATGTTGTCAAAGTCCTTTAGTGTCTCTTTTAAAACCTCACACATCTTTGGGTCCTTCTCAACAGCAATTACTTTGCCTGCCCGAGTGGCTATTTCTTGAGTTAAAGCGCCAATACCCGGGCCGATTTCTAAAACAACATCTTTTGGTTTTAATTCAGCTGTTTTTATAATTTTTCTAATTACTGTTTTGTCAATTAAAAAATTTTG
This window encodes:
- a CDS encoding ATP-binding protein — its product is MKINFFKKKKKEFQEFTKPEILRIGDIISPSSIEINSNYLKLGEKLAKSFFVFSYPRYLSTGWFSPIINLDTPMDISFFIHPTATGMVLKNLRKKVTEIQAEIMEREEKGLIRDPALEIAYQDIEALRDRLQTAQERMFKFGLYITIYGEDIKELRSIETEFRSVLESRLIYIKPALYRQKQGFISSSPYELDQLGIHTSMNTGPLSSIFPFISFDLSSNEGILYGINQHNNSLILFDRFSLENANSVIFGKSGSGKSFAVKLEILRSLMLDIECIIIDPENEYKALSESVGGSYIDVSLSSLNHINPFELPIPREDERPEDVLRSNIINLVGLLRIMLGGLTPEEDAIIDRALTETYAAKDITTKRDPSTWNEDPPLMEDLESVLETMEGTESLVKRLRKFTKGTFSEFFNQPSNISMNNKLVVFGIRDMEESLKLMAMYIIIRHIWNTVRSEMKKRILVVDEAWWLMQSEDGASFLFGICKKARKYWLGVTTITQDVADFMKSEYGKPIITNSSLQLLMKQSPATIDIVQKTFNLTKEEKFMLLESAVGEGLFFAGQKHVAIRTVASYAEEQIITTSPEEIMKIKKAKEKLSE
- a CDS encoding PrgI family protein encodes the protein MQFTVPKFIEREAKIVGPFTFKQFIYVGIAGAISFVLYFTIPIAQCLIAATILIGSALALAFIKIEGRSLPTIIKDFFVFSSSPKLYIWKKKGLLPKFLKKESASAEAMAGKKKKEASGLVVTSSKLGQLSSQLETKTK
- a CDS encoding four helix bundle protein, with protein sequence MENQEFKIMLINKSYNFSLEMMNFIDTFSQKDLSIQILSKQIIRSATSIGANIIEAQAASSKKDFTNFMSYALKSANETRYWLGLLRDSNKVDKNKANKLLKEVQELSKILGSTILSLKNRK
- the rsmA gene encoding ribosomal RNA small subunit methyltransferase A — protein: MNLSSKKIIKEILKKYNIKPSKKFGQNFLIDKTVIRKIIKTAELKPKDVVLEIGPGIGALTQEIATRAGKVIAVEKDPKMCEVLKETLKDFDNIKIIKGDIIKFNIKNPKSEIRNPKQIQKNYKIIANLPFYLTAPVIRKFIEAVDVKHQQPQQMVLVVQKEVGQRICAKPPKMSILAVSVQFYAKVKTIDYVSKSSFWPKPKVDAAIIKIIPHSSAYISLRFRDQFFKIVRAGFSHPRKQILNNFEKELKLNKASVKQWLVKNNIKPSQRSETLFIQDWLNLTKTLDKTSWNRYSKIRYH